In the Streptomyces fradiae ATCC 10745 = DSM 40063 genome, one interval contains:
- a CDS encoding MoaD/ThiS family protein — translation MAAGTIRYWAAAKAAAGTAEEPYAAETLAEALAAVRERHPGELVRVLRRCSFLVDGDPVGARGHETVRLAEGGTVEVLPPFAGG, via the coding sequence ATGGCAGCGGGAACGATCCGCTACTGGGCCGCGGCCAAGGCCGCCGCCGGTACGGCCGAGGAGCCGTACGCCGCGGAGACCCTCGCGGAGGCGCTGGCCGCCGTGCGCGAGCGGCATCCGGGGGAGCTGGTCCGCGTGCTGCGGAGGTGCTCGTTCCTGGTGGACGGCGACCCCGTCGGGGCGCGCGGACATGAGACGGTACGGCTGGCGGAGGGCGGCACCGTCGAGGTGCTCCCGCCGTTCGC